A single Numenius arquata chromosome 1, bNumArq3.hap1.1, whole genome shotgun sequence DNA region contains:
- the FGF23 gene encoding fibroblast growth factor 23: MPQTGPYSCLGYTLLVLCSLKATLAFPNSSPLLNPSWGNGDHLMHLYTDTERNSFHLQINADGYVDGVPHQTIYSALMIKSEGAGSVIITGVKSGRYLCMDTRGNIFGSHYFSQEDCVFNHRTLENGYDVYQSPKHNFLVSLGRVKQAFMPGMNPPPYSQFLSRRNEIPLFRFNTPEPHRNTRSADVDPVDPHQILVPQRKISAFGSQLQQQADFSHMPREPMRINQNDVVNPDDPHAMMDARRYASPRFYITR, translated from the exons ATGCCGCAGACCGGTCCCTACAGCTGCCTGGGCTACACGCTGCTGGTACTCTGCAGCCTGAAGGCTACCCTCGCCTTTCCCAACTCCTCTCCGCTCCTGAATCCCAGCTGGGGGAATGGAGACCACTTGATGCACCTCTACACAGATACAGAGAGGAACAGCTTCCACCTCCAAATCAACGCTGATGGCTACGTCGATGGTGTCCCTCACCAAACCATTTACA GTGCCCTAATGATCAAGTCCGAGGGTGCTGGCTCAGTAATAATCACGGGCGTGAAGAGTGGACGCTACCTGTGTATGGACACGAGAGGAAACATTTTTGGCTCG cATTACTTCAGTCAAGAGGACTGCGTGTTCAACCACAGGACGCTGGAAAATGGATATGATGTGTACCAGTCTCCCAAACACAACTTCCTGGTTAGCTTAGGCAGAGTCAAACAAGCTTTCATGCCTGGTATGAATCCACCACCCTACTCCCAGTTTTTGTCCAGGAGAAATGAAATCCCCTTGTTTCGATTCAACACACCTGAGCCCCACAGAAATACTAGAAGTGCAGATGTTGATCCAGTGGATCCTCACCAGATCCTGGTCCCGCAGAGAAAGATCTCCGCGTTCGGATCTCAGTTGCAGCAGCAAGCTGACTTTTCCCACATGCCCAGAGAACCCATGAGAATCAACCAGAATGATGTGGTCAACCCAGATGACCCACACGCTATGATGGATGCCAGGAGGTACGCAAGTCCTCGCTTTTATATTACAAGATAA